GATCGCTGATTCACACACCCTTACAGAAGTGGTACAGCAAGGCTCGATTTACTTTGCGCTGTCTTCTCCACTCAGCACTGTCAGCCCTGTAGCTCAGTTTTTGCAGCAGCATCCCCCTGGTGTCGTGGATGTCGCTTTTCTGGTTGAGGATTTGGCAACGGTAATGGCTCAGGCGATCGCTCAGGAGGCCAAAGTCCTAGAGCCTAGGCAACAGCAGCCAGTGCAACAGCAACTAGGGCAAGGGTGCCTTCAGTGGGGCCAGATCGCAGCTTGGGGCAATTTGCGTCACACTCTGGTGCAGCGGTCTGGATTAACGTCACTGTTGCCTTTAGGGTTGGAGTCAGCTCTAGTGCGAGGAGCAATGCCTTGGGTGAGCGATCCAGCGCTATCTCAACCCCAAGGCCAAGTTAGGGAGCAAGGTAAGGAGCAAGGTAGGCAGGTTGATGCCTCCGAGGTCACTTTCACCCAAATTGATCACGCCGTTTTGAACGTTGGCGTTGGTGAGTTGGAACCCGCGATCGCCTGGTATGAGAAAGTTTTGGGGTTTCAACCCCAACAGCAATTTGCCATTCAAACCAAGTATTCCGGGCTGCGCAGCCAAGTGTTGGTGCATCCGGAGGGGGGAGCGCAATTGCCGATTAACGAACCCACGTCTGCAAGTTCACAAATCCAAGAATTTCTCGACCTAAATCGTGGCCCCGGAATTCAGCATATTGCCTTGCAAACGGATGATATTGTGGCGGCGATCGCTCAACTGCGACAAAGAGAGCTATCCCTGCTATCAGTGCCCACAACTTACTATACGCAACTCCAACAGCGGCCCGGATTTGACCCAGCGGCCACAGATTGGCAAGCGGTGACTAAGCAACAAATCTTGGTAGATTGGCAATCAGAAGTTTCTCCAGCTTTATTGCTACAGACCTTTACCCAACCAATTTTTAGACAGCCTACCTTCTTTTTTGAGGTGATCGAGCGCCAAGTTTACCGCCGGAACGGCCAAGCGCAAAAGGCGCAAGGATTTGGTGAAGGCAATTTTCGCGCCTTATTTG
The sequence above is a segment of the Trichocoleus desertorum ATA4-8-CV12 genome. Coding sequences within it:
- a CDS encoding VOC family protein gives rise to the protein MKIDHVHFYVEDARACRDWFAQTLGFQAVAAIADSHTLTEVVQQGSIYFALSSPLSTVSPVAQFLQQHPPGVVDVAFLVEDLATVMAQAIAQEAKVLEPRQQQPVQQQLGQGCLQWGQIAAWGNLRHTLVQRSGLTSLLPLGLESALVRGAMPWVSDPALSQPQGQVREQGKEQGRQVDASEVTFTQIDHAVLNVGVGELEPAIAWYEKVLGFQPQQQFAIQTKYSGLRSQVLVHPEGGAQLPINEPTSASSQIQEFLDLNRGPGIQHIALQTDDIVAAIAQLRQRELSLLSVPTTYYTQLQQRPGFDPAATDWQAVTKQQILVDWQSEVSPALLLQTFTQPIFRQPTFFFEVIERQVYRRNGQAQKAQGFGEGNFRALFEAVEREQMRRRP